In Bythopirellula goksoeyrii, a single window of DNA contains:
- a CDS encoding aminopeptidase: protein MHDSRIDKLANLLLDHSCSLKSGEHILIEAFDLPEPNLVTALVEGAAERGAVPLVSWKNNAILRSLYRTATEASMKAAAEFEGARMKSVQAYVGIRGAYNSSQFADVPHDRMDLFQQHWWKQVHGAVRVPDTKWVVLRYPTDSFAQAANKSTSAFEDFFFDVCTADYKAMGKAQEPLVARMQAADRVRITAPGTALEFSIKDIPVIPCNGERNIPDGEVFTAPVRDSINGIIRFNTQSRYQGTVFSDIEFEFKDGKIIRAESSDTERINAILDSDEGARYCGEWSLGTNNRVREPMLDTLFDEKIGGSFHLTPGQAYEEADNGNNSRIHWDLVLIQRADYGGGDIWFDDELIRKDGHFLPADLKELNAGL from the coding sequence ATGCATGATTCACGAATTGATAAGCTTGCCAATTTGTTGCTCGATCATAGTTGTTCTCTGAAGTCGGGAGAACACATCTTGATCGAGGCGTTTGATTTGCCAGAGCCGAATTTGGTTACGGCCTTGGTGGAGGGTGCTGCCGAGCGCGGGGCGGTACCACTGGTCAGTTGGAAGAACAATGCCATTCTGCGGTCCCTCTATCGCACGGCGACCGAAGCGAGCATGAAGGCTGCGGCTGAATTCGAGGGTGCCCGCATGAAATCGGTACAGGCCTATGTTGGTATCCGTGGTGCGTACAACAGTAGCCAGTTTGCCGACGTGCCCCATGATCGGATGGACTTGTTTCAGCAACATTGGTGGAAGCAAGTTCACGGGGCTGTTCGAGTGCCGGATACAAAGTGGGTGGTTTTGCGGTATCCCACGGATTCTTTCGCGCAGGCTGCCAACAAGAGCACCTCGGCCTTCGAGGATTTTTTCTTCGATGTATGTACTGCCGACTACAAGGCGATGGGGAAAGCCCAAGAACCGCTAGTAGCCCGCATGCAGGCCGCTGATCGAGTGCGTATCACTGCCCCGGGGACGGCGTTGGAATTCTCGATCAAGGATATCCCCGTAATTCCCTGCAATGGCGAACGCAACATTCCTGATGGGGAAGTCTTTACCGCGCCGGTCCGCGATAGTATCAATGGCATAATCCGCTTCAACACTCAGTCGCGCTATCAGGGGACTGTGTTCAGTGACATCGAATTCGAGTTCAAAGACGGCAAGATCATTCGAGCCGAGTCAAGCGACACCGAACGCATCAATGCCATACTCGATTCCGATGAAGGAGCCCGCTACTGCGGTGAGTGGTCGCTCGGGACAAACAATCGCGTCCGTGAACCGATGCTCGATACACTGTTCGACGAAAAGATCGGCGGCAGCTTTCACCTCACTCCAGGGCAGGCCTACGAAGAAGCCGACAACGGCAACAATAGTCGAATTCACTGGGATCTAGTGCTCATTCAACGCGCAGATTATGGCGGTGGGGATATCTGGTTCGATGACGAACTGATCCGCAAAGATGGCCATTTCCTACCGGCTGATCTCAAAGAGCTCAACGCAGGACTGTAA
- a CDS encoding DUF485 domain-containing protein, whose amino-acid sequence MNSRNSRIGLALFSLYLLLYGGFVLLNTFWPATMDATPFMGVNVAIWYGFGLIMAAFVLALIYGALCGPTEEEQ is encoded by the coding sequence ATGAACTCTCGAAATTCGCGGATTGGCCTGGCGTTGTTCTCTTTGTACCTGTTGCTTTATGGTGGCTTCGTACTTCTAAATACCTTTTGGCCCGCCACGATGGACGCCACTCCTTTTATGGGAGTGAATGTCGCCATTTGGTATGGTTTTGGCCTGATCATGGCTGCGTTTGTACTGGCACTCATCTACGGCGCCCTCTGTGGACCAACGGAGGAAGAGCAGTGA
- a CDS encoding CBS domain-containing protein: MCEITARDCMTTRLVTLSPDMDVIEAVELLLKKRISGAPVVDPFGNYLGVFSEKCSMQVLLDAAYEQLPSNQVRMFMNTEAMTIEADTHLLSMAQVFLLTNYRRLPVLEDGVLVGQVSRRDVMREALGMLRHQDLSKDTGSTLLYLSAVVERSDAPLA; the protein is encoded by the coding sequence ATGTGTGAAATTACCGCTCGCGATTGCATGACTACCAGGCTGGTTACACTCAGCCCAGACATGGATGTTATTGAAGCTGTAGAGCTCTTGCTCAAGAAGCGAATCTCCGGAGCGCCTGTCGTTGATCCATTCGGAAACTATTTAGGTGTTTTTTCTGAAAAGTGCAGCATGCAGGTTCTCTTGGATGCAGCCTATGAACAACTGCCGAGTAACCAAGTGCGGATGTTCATGAACACCGAGGCAATGACTATCGAAGCGGATACCCACCTCTTGTCGATGGCTCAGGTATTCTTGCTAACGAATTATCGACGGCTTCCCGTGCTGGAAGATGGTGTACTCGTGGGACAAGTGAGCCGCCGAGACGTCATGCGCGAAGCACTCGGCATGCTCCGTCATCAGGATTTATCCAAAGACACCGGCTCGACTTTGCTCTATCTAAGTGCCGTCGTGGAACGAAGCGATGCCCCGCTTGCCTGA
- a CDS encoding nucleoside permease yields the protein MASVRTRLSIMMFLQFFIWGAWYVTVGNYMTAHGMFDYVSWAYTVGPIAAIISPVFLGMIADRFFATERVLATMHLIGALSMFAVPMAAEAGPGYMIAMLMIHMLAYMPTLGLTNTLAFHNIVDQERDFPLIRVFGTIGWIAANWVVSKWLHGDKEAVQFYVTGIASIALAAFSLTLPHTPPPAAGKKVTLGEIFGVDALALLKEWPFMVFILGSFLICIPLAAYYAFAPVFVEKIGFEDVAFAMSFGQISEIVFMLSMPLFFRRLGVKWMLLVGMAAWVARYGLFAAADDGNIKWMVMLGILLHGICYDFFFVTGFIYTDKKCSKEIRGQAQGLLVLVTQGLGLGIGAQVVGRLVANYTTAGEPPVTDWGSFWIVPAAMAGVVMLLFAFLFNDRAVEEKVEAETAE from the coding sequence GTGGCCAGTGTTCGAACGCGACTCTCAATCATGATGTTTCTCCAGTTTTTTATCTGGGGGGCTTGGTATGTGACGGTCGGCAACTACATGACGGCCCATGGCATGTTTGATTATGTCTCTTGGGCTTATACCGTGGGGCCAATTGCCGCGATTATCTCACCGGTATTCTTGGGAATGATTGCCGATCGTTTCTTTGCTACGGAACGCGTTCTCGCCACCATGCACTTGATTGGTGCCTTGAGCATGTTCGCCGTTCCTATGGCGGCAGAAGCTGGACCAGGGTACATGATTGCCATGCTGATGATCCACATGTTGGCATACATGCCAACTCTGGGACTCACCAATACCCTCGCATTTCACAACATTGTCGATCAGGAGCGAGACTTCCCTTTGATACGCGTGTTCGGCACAATCGGGTGGATCGCGGCAAACTGGGTCGTGAGCAAATGGCTTCATGGCGACAAGGAGGCAGTTCAATTCTATGTGACCGGAATCGCCAGCATAGCATTGGCGGCTTTCAGCTTAACACTGCCCCACACTCCACCTCCGGCGGCAGGAAAGAAAGTAACTCTCGGCGAAATCTTCGGCGTCGACGCGTTGGCGCTACTCAAAGAATGGCCATTTATGGTGTTCATACTCGGTTCATTCCTTATCTGTATCCCCCTGGCAGCCTATTACGCTTTTGCACCCGTGTTTGTCGAGAAGATCGGATTTGAAGATGTGGCGTTCGCGATGTCCTTTGGGCAGATCTCAGAAATCGTGTTCATGTTGTCGATGCCATTGTTTTTCCGCCGGCTCGGGGTGAAATGGATGCTCTTGGTGGGAATGGCTGCGTGGGTTGCCCGCTACGGCCTGTTCGCAGCGGCAGATGATGGCAACATCAAGTGGATGGTCATGCTGGGAATCTTGCTCCATGGAATTTGCTACGATTTCTTCTTTGTGACAGGGTTCATTTACACCGACAAAAAATGCTCCAAAGAAATTCGTGGCCAGGCCCAGGGACTCTTGGTGCTGGTAACTCAGGGACTTGGCCTCGGCATCGGAGCGCAAGTCGTCGGGAGATTGGTTGCGAACTACACTACTGCCGGAGAACCCCCAGTCACCGATTGGGGAAGCTTCTGGATCGTCCCCGCCGCCATGGCTGGAGTCGTGATGCTGCTGTTCGCGTTCTTGTTTAACGATCGAGCGGTGGAGGAGAAAGTCGAGGCTGAGACAGCAGAATGA
- a CDS encoding sodium/solute symporter: protein MIYTPSFLAVAIFFLFVGITLGLSFYLGGRAKSSAGYFAAHGQIPWFVNGVAFAGDYLSAASFLGICGMIAFHGYDGFLYSIGYLAGWVVALFVVAEPMKRLGKFTFADALNSRFDSPGIKLAVGLSTLAVSVFYLIPQMVGAGVLVQPLLGLPHWAGVVIVGAVVIFIVVTAGMVSTTWVQFLKGSLLVIFSAVLTVMILQRGFDVDPTTPEPQTVTVTPDGKEIVNGLPFGTGPGEATLRPVGSVVRLPGGEASTGPLGPLEFFSTLQQSEVVLWTSAKSTAEDGSVTTTYLPKPTPGSQVLRPGEHPKFKGIRGDKFSEKLNFLSLMLALFCGTASLPHILIRYYTVKDEAAARKSTIVGIGCIGFFYVLTLYMGLGAMTSGAMDVTNSNMAAPLLAKSMSELLFAIISAIAFTTVLGTVSGLILASAGAVAHDLAGCFTGIKLTDHEQVRVAKITSVVVGVIAIVLGILFEKLNVSYLVGWAFSVAASANLPSLVMLLFWKGVTKQGIIAAVVVGMTSSLAWILLSADTFSAVYGLPAEDALVPFSQPGIVTIPLGFATLILVSLLTRKSNQGEREA, encoded by the coding sequence GTGATTTACACGCCTTCGTTTCTCGCGGTCGCCATTTTCTTTCTGTTCGTCGGAATCACACTAGGGCTAAGTTTCTATCTTGGCGGTAGGGCCAAATCTTCAGCTGGCTATTTTGCTGCCCATGGGCAGATTCCTTGGTTCGTGAATGGCGTGGCCTTCGCGGGGGATTACCTCTCGGCTGCGTCGTTCTTAGGCATCTGCGGAATGATCGCCTTTCATGGTTACGATGGGTTTCTCTATTCGATTGGATATCTGGCTGGTTGGGTCGTAGCGCTCTTCGTTGTTGCCGAGCCGATGAAGCGACTGGGTAAATTTACCTTTGCCGATGCACTCAATTCGCGTTTTGATTCACCCGGTATCAAGCTGGCGGTGGGACTAAGCACGTTGGCCGTGAGCGTGTTCTATCTTATTCCGCAAATGGTCGGTGCCGGGGTGCTAGTGCAACCGCTGCTGGGTTTGCCCCACTGGGCAGGTGTAGTCATCGTCGGCGCGGTGGTCATCTTCATCGTTGTCACTGCGGGCATGGTTTCGACCACTTGGGTGCAGTTCCTCAAAGGGTCGCTTTTGGTGATCTTTAGTGCCGTGCTCACCGTGATGATTCTTCAGCGAGGATTTGATGTTGATCCCACTACACCAGAGCCACAGACGGTGACGGTCACTCCCGATGGAAAAGAGATTGTCAACGGTTTGCCGTTTGGCACTGGACCCGGAGAGGCAACACTGCGGCCCGTTGGCTCCGTAGTTCGTTTACCCGGCGGTGAAGCCAGCACGGGTCCACTAGGCCCCCTAGAGTTCTTTAGCACCCTGCAGCAAAGTGAGGTCGTGCTGTGGACCAGTGCGAAATCTACTGCTGAGGATGGATCAGTAACCACGACCTATTTACCCAAGCCCACGCCCGGCAGCCAGGTTTTGCGGCCCGGCGAACATCCAAAATTCAAGGGTATCCGTGGAGATAAGTTTTCTGAGAAGCTAAACTTCCTCTCACTGATGCTCGCGCTCTTTTGCGGTACAGCGTCATTGCCACATATCCTTATTCGCTACTACACGGTCAAGGACGAAGCCGCAGCCCGCAAGAGCACGATTGTCGGCATCGGTTGTATTGGATTCTTTTATGTGTTGACGCTCTATATGGGTCTGGGAGCAATGACGAGCGGCGCGATGGACGTGACCAACAGCAACATGGCCGCCCCGCTCTTGGCAAAAAGCATGAGCGAGTTGCTATTTGCCATTATTTCTGCCATCGCTTTCACAACAGTGTTGGGCACCGTAAGCGGTCTAATTCTGGCATCTGCTGGTGCAGTGGCGCACGATCTGGCTGGATGTTTCACTGGAATCAAGCTTACCGATCACGAGCAAGTTCGGGTCGCCAAGATCACCTCAGTCGTTGTCGGAGTAATTGCCATCGTGCTGGGTATCCTATTCGAGAAGCTCAATGTCAGCTACCTGGTTGGCTGGGCGTTTAGCGTTGCTGCCTCGGCCAACTTGCCTTCGCTGGTGATGCTGCTGTTCTGGAAGGGCGTCACCAAGCAGGGTATTATCGCTGCTGTGGTCGTGGGCATGACCAGTTCGCTGGCGTGGATATTGCTCAGCGCAGACACCTTCTCGGCGGTCTACGGCCTCCCAGCAGAAGACGCCTTGGTGCCATTTAGCCAACCGGGGATCGTGACGATTCCTTTGGGTTTTGCCACATTGATTCTGGTTTCGCTGCTAACACGCAAATCGAACCAAGGCGAGCGGGAGGCGTAA
- a CDS encoding rhomboid family intramembrane serine protease yields MVFPLSDDNADRTSFPLVNIILIVLNVVVFVVFQGMGKNDKFTLSYSTVPAEIVSGHDVVTEDKKVRMNTAIGVQEVTIPGLRSTPIPVYLTLFTAMFMHAGIAHLAGNMWFLWIFGDNIEHDLGKVRYLVFYLLCGVLASLAHVFVSATGPSALIPCLGASGAISGVMGAYLVLHPHRKVLVLLIRFVTDVPGFVAVGFWFAFQIVSGLGLLGGDQTGVAYGAHIGGFIAGAVLALPFKASVAKQ; encoded by the coding sequence ATGGTATTCCCTCTGAGCGACGACAACGCCGATCGTACATCATTTCCCCTGGTGAACATCATCTTGATCGTGCTCAACGTCGTGGTCTTTGTCGTGTTTCAGGGGATGGGCAAGAACGACAAATTCACGCTTTCCTATTCCACGGTGCCAGCGGAGATTGTATCGGGGCATGATGTGGTGACTGAAGACAAAAAGGTCCGCATGAACACGGCGATCGGGGTGCAGGAAGTCACGATTCCCGGATTGCGTTCAACACCGATTCCGGTTTACCTGACGTTGTTTACAGCGATGTTCATGCACGCAGGAATTGCCCACCTGGCAGGCAACATGTGGTTTCTGTGGATCTTTGGTGACAACATCGAGCATGATCTTGGCAAAGTACGTTATCTGGTCTTCTATCTGCTATGCGGTGTTTTGGCTTCTCTTGCGCATGTCTTTGTCAGTGCGACGGGCCCGTCAGCATTGATCCCCTGTCTCGGTGCCTCAGGGGCGATCTCAGGAGTGATGGGGGCGTATCTAGTGTTGCATCCGCATCGAAAGGTGTTGGTTCTCTTGATCCGTTTTGTGACCGATGTTCCTGGCTTTGTTGCGGTGGGATTCTGGTTTGCTTTCCAAATAGTCAGTGGTTTGGGATTGCTTGGAGGAGATCAGACGGGGGTCGCCTACGGAGCACATATCGGAGGTTTCATCGCAGGGGCAGTCTTGGCACTGCCATTTAAGGCAAGTGTCGCGAAGCAATAG
- a CDS encoding acyl-CoA dehydrogenase family protein, which produces MTSETQPGDEHEASFAETALKLGGKSSDEARRTGAIDKADDQVEALFAPQYQTVNSPAHRAVWDRGVPVELFQSTTVTLSADIQRVMDDSVTLVRKHRSANTLLDEQGKITEAVMQELASVGYWGLLVDKEFGGSGTPFAEFAPFLTRMAMADPTIAGLASVHGCIGAVDPVRTFGTAEQKQRFLPGLADGSRLSAFALTEPCAGSDLTALRTCAVLDGDDYVVNGEKLFITNVVPGRTIGLVCLIENRPAVLIVDLPKTENEHFQLRKYGLWALKQTYNRGIIFNDFHVPAENLLQPTRGDGLTIAYHGLNLGRVALCANAAGTMRIMLASMIPWANFRVTYSEPIARRELVQRRMAQMAGLITACDALVAWCAGLIDRGYRGEMECIIAKIFGSEAQKHAAIELFMKTHGGRSFLHGHLLGDNVHEYLAPCIYEGEGEMLGMAFFKSLVKHHGKTYFEPVGKALAAAGIKKMNPLNPAHIWALKSVAFPYLKWLVARRLLPTAKSELPTMPPVLARHAEFACNALQDMALEISNTMSKFQLSLADRQCRMAELSLRCQSLITVLCTALYGARQSDEIVRDAANVFCQEQIQQYTGRRPSNAYYRQVTELGAAIADGKFQSIAGLDPDEILMKYEKQ; this is translated from the coding sequence ATGACTTCAGAAACACAACCCGGCGACGAACACGAAGCATCGTTTGCTGAGACTGCGCTTAAACTCGGCGGCAAGAGTTCCGACGAAGCCCGCCGCACGGGGGCGATCGACAAGGCCGACGACCAAGTCGAAGCCCTCTTTGCCCCGCAATATCAGACGGTGAACTCTCCCGCACACCGTGCCGTGTGGGATCGTGGAGTGCCGGTAGAGCTTTTTCAGAGTACTACTGTTACTCTAAGCGCCGACATCCAGCGGGTGATGGACGACTCGGTCACCCTAGTCCGGAAACATCGCTCTGCCAATACCTTGCTTGACGAACAGGGCAAGATTACCGAAGCCGTGATGCAGGAACTTGCTTCGGTCGGCTACTGGGGTCTTTTGGTCGACAAAGAATTCGGTGGCTCTGGAACTCCTTTTGCGGAGTTCGCGCCGTTTTTGACTCGCATGGCCATGGCCGATCCCACCATTGCCGGCCTGGCGTCGGTTCACGGATGCATCGGGGCAGTGGACCCCGTGCGCACATTTGGCACTGCAGAACAAAAACAGCGATTCTTGCCGGGACTGGCCGATGGATCGCGGCTCAGTGCGTTTGCTCTCACCGAGCCCTGTGCGGGAAGCGACCTCACTGCACTCCGAACTTGCGCGGTTCTTGATGGCGACGACTATGTCGTTAACGGTGAGAAGCTTTTTATCACCAATGTCGTTCCGGGACGCACCATCGGCTTGGTATGCTTGATCGAGAATCGCCCTGCCGTATTGATCGTTGATTTGCCGAAGACTGAAAACGAGCATTTCCAACTCCGTAAGTACGGCCTGTGGGCGCTCAAGCAGACTTATAACCGAGGAATTATTTTCAATGATTTCCATGTCCCTGCCGAGAATCTGCTTCAGCCGACTCGTGGCGACGGGCTTACGATTGCATATCACGGGTTAAACCTGGGAAGGGTAGCCCTTTGTGCCAATGCTGCGGGCACGATGCGGATTATGCTCGCGAGCATGATCCCTTGGGCTAATTTCCGCGTCACATACAGCGAACCCATTGCCCGGCGCGAACTTGTGCAGCGACGAATGGCCCAAATGGCAGGACTCATCACAGCCTGCGATGCCCTAGTGGCGTGGTGTGCTGGACTGATCGACCGGGGTTATCGTGGCGAGATGGAATGCATCATCGCCAAGATTTTCGGTAGCGAAGCCCAGAAACACGCAGCGATCGAACTGTTCATGAAAACTCATGGTGGCCGCTCGTTCCTCCATGGGCACCTGTTGGGTGACAATGTGCACGAATATCTTGCCCCATGTATCTACGAAGGTGAGGGAGAAATGCTTGGCATGGCCTTCTTCAAATCGCTTGTAAAACACCACGGGAAAACCTATTTCGAACCGGTTGGCAAAGCACTTGCTGCTGCGGGCATTAAGAAAATGAACCCGCTGAACCCGGCCCATATTTGGGCTCTCAAGAGCGTGGCGTTTCCCTATCTGAAATGGCTCGTCGCACGCCGCCTTTTGCCGACTGCCAAGAGTGAACTACCCACGATGCCCCCCGTCCTTGCTCGCCATGCGGAATTCGCCTGCAACGCATTGCAAGACATGGCACTAGAAATCTCCAACACGATGAGCAAATTTCAATTGTCGCTCGCCGACCGGCAATGCCGCATGGCTGAGCTCTCATTGCGTTGCCAGAGCCTAATCACGGTGCTTTGCACTGCTCTGTACGGAGCGCGCCAAAGTGACGAAATAGTTCGTGATGCGGCTAATGTATTCTGTCAGGAACAGATACAGCAATACACAGGTCGCCGCCCGTCGAATGCCTACTACCGCCAGGTGACTGAGTTGGGTGCAGCGATAGCCGATGGAAAATTCCAGAGCATCGCAGGACTTGATCCGGATGAGATCCTGATGAAGTATGAAAAGCAATAA
- a CDS encoding cold-shock protein → MSQGTIKKLTEKGFGFIEGERGDIFFHSSAVEGEGYESLREGQKVEYTEGQGPKGARAENVKVLA, encoded by the coding sequence GTGTCGCAAGGTACTATTAAGAAGTTGACTGAAAAGGGTTTTGGATTCATCGAGGGCGAGCGGGGAGATATCTTCTTCCACAGTTCTGCTGTCGAAGGTGAAGGCTATGAGAGCCTCCGCGAAGGACAAAAAGTAGAGTACACGGAAGGACAGGGCCCCAAGGGGGCACGTGCGGAAAACGTTAAGGTCTTGGCCTAA
- a CDS encoding DEAD/DEAH box helicase, with the protein MKFEDLGLSQYLLRAICGEGYETATPIQAQAIPIVLEGHDLMGCAQTGTGKTAAFALPTLHALAGDKRTKLRKRPIRSLVLAPTRELAVQVTASFAKYGKFTQLHTTTIYGGVNQNPQVRALQKGVDIVVATPGRLLDLMNQGHVDLKQVEILILDEADQMLDMGFLPDLKRIVDAVPNDRQTLMFSATMPDAIRRLAGQWLDDPKHLQVSPNSSPVETVKQSVFFVNTHHKPQMLTHYLQNTAWERTLVFARTKHGADKIVKQLVRDGIRAAAIHGNKSQNARARTLEQFKSNRPPVLVATDIAARGLDVNSVSHVINYELPEVPEVYVHRIGRTGRAGASGIATSFCGGEERGRLRQIERLTRRAIDVEVTHAEYALPERSNTGAKGDSPRPRRSSGRKFYGKKPQSGSTRPKSPKAGTQKSGGQANSSKPRRPKRRPRPAKTGE; encoded by the coding sequence ATGAAGTTTGAAGATTTAGGTTTGTCTCAGTACTTGCTCCGTGCGATTTGTGGCGAAGGCTATGAGACAGCTACTCCCATCCAGGCCCAGGCGATTCCCATCGTACTTGAAGGTCACGACCTCATGGGCTGTGCCCAAACTGGTACGGGCAAGACGGCAGCGTTTGCATTACCAACCCTCCATGCGTTGGCCGGTGACAAACGCACAAAACTCCGCAAGCGACCGATCCGCTCGTTGGTTTTGGCACCTACGCGTGAACTGGCCGTGCAAGTCACCGCGAGCTTTGCCAAGTACGGAAAATTCACGCAGCTGCACACAACCACCATCTACGGCGGAGTGAACCAGAATCCCCAGGTTCGCGCCTTGCAGAAAGGTGTCGATATCGTAGTGGCCACACCTGGACGTCTGTTGGATTTGATGAATCAGGGACATGTTGATCTGAAACAGGTGGAAATCCTGATACTTGACGAAGCCGACCAAATGCTCGACATGGGCTTCTTGCCTGATTTGAAGCGGATTGTTGACGCCGTACCCAATGATCGCCAAACTTTGATGTTTTCTGCAACCATGCCTGATGCGATCCGGCGACTGGCAGGGCAGTGGCTTGATGATCCAAAGCATCTTCAAGTGTCTCCGAATTCTTCTCCGGTTGAGACGGTCAAACAATCCGTCTTCTTCGTCAACACGCATCACAAACCGCAAATGCTCACGCATTATCTGCAAAATACGGCCTGGGAACGCACGTTGGTTTTTGCTCGCACCAAACATGGGGCGGACAAGATCGTCAAACAACTTGTGCGCGACGGCATTCGTGCTGCTGCAATTCATGGCAATAAAAGCCAGAATGCCAGGGCGCGTACTCTGGAGCAGTTCAAATCGAATCGTCCCCCTGTACTGGTTGCCACCGATATTGCGGCTCGAGGGCTTGATGTCAACTCAGTCTCACACGTTATCAACTACGAGTTGCCTGAAGTCCCGGAGGTTTACGTTCATCGTATTGGCCGGACTGGCAGAGCAGGTGCCAGTGGAATTGCCACTTCATTCTGTGGTGGTGAAGAGCGTGGCCGCCTACGTCAGATCGAGCGGCTTACTCGCCGTGCGATCGATGTGGAGGTTACGCACGCGGAATATGCCCTGCCGGAGAGGTCCAATACCGGAGCGAAAGGAGATTCGCCGCGGCCAAGAAGGTCCTCCGGCAGAAAATTCTATGGCAAGAAACCTCAGTCCGGTTCTACGCGTCCAAAGTCGCCCAAAGCGGGTACGCAGAAATCTGGAGGACAAGCTAACTCCAGTAAGCCTCGCCGCCCCAAACGTCGCCCACGACCTGCAAAGACAGGTGAGTAA